tttttttgtaatatattcaGTTACTCAAATTCAGTTGGCTCAGACTGATTGCAACCATGCAAGGTATTCATGTGCAGGATTATTTGTCATGACAACTCATATAATGAATGggaaaatgaaatgttaaaaaatgGGAAATGTGCATGTTGAAATTATCTACAGTAATTAGactataaataaaaaaattgtgtggttctggttacaatcaattttagaataggtggggtaggtagattttttattttattttaatatatttgtttttcatgtgtgagtgtctagttgaggttttccattgttttcgaaatagtctctgtgttgtttatttcttcctatcagatgtacagccattacagatcgGAAGAACATTTTtggagtgtttttttttttaagttgaagcatccactatttctcgtaaGACCACGATTTTTAGTAGTAGTAATAAGCATGTTGTTGTTAAATTACCTGAGTATATATGATTTGGTCTAAATTCTCAGAAAAGACAGGTTGGGTTGGGTGATCACTTTTTTAGTGGAATGGTAATATCATGATACTGCAGTATGGATGCTGATGCCATTGACAAGATAAAATCTACTAAAAACAAAAACCTACCAGACAACTGGTACATTTCTTGAAAATTAACTGGTACCATGGCAACGGTACTATTATTTTTATCTGCTGGCATGGTGATCACAGGAATCTGCATTGATGAACTCTCTGATTGGCTTAGAACAACATACACCTAGAAAGAGAATTATCATTGGCTTAGAACAACACATACCTGAAAAATGAATTCTGATTGGCTTAGAACaacatatttctgaaaaaagaATTCTAATTCATAATTTAATTGGCTTACAACAACATACACCTGGGAAGACAATTCTAATTGGCTAGTAAGATCAATATAAACCCGTAAGGAGAATTCTTATTGGCTTAgaatttgtataaaattatgctaatatcttttgtagttgtatacatgatgtagtacaagaaattaaatcaaattaatttttgggtcCATAAAGTAAAAAATCAATGCCCTAAAAAGCTATGATAATCACAAATTAAACCTGTTACTGTATTACCAAGAGTGACCACTGACGGTAGTGTTTTAATTTGCTGTAAATTTACTAAAGTTCTTGAATGATTGAAAACATGatattccagttacaactaacacagttttaacatggtgaccaATTAAAAACCAAAATAGACAGGAAGTTTGACTTAATTATgcttagagggtcaaaatagaacaagaaggttgacttattctcagtacatgtaatatcattttATCTTAATgcttagagggtcaaaatagaacaagaaggctgacttattctcagtacatgtaatatcattttATCTTAATgcttagagggtcaaaatagaacaagaaggctgacttattctcagtacatgtaatatcattttATCTTAATgcttagagggtcaaaatagaacaagaaggttgacttattctcacacatGCATATAGTATGATGCATGTGTACCGGTAGTTTGTGGAGAGGAAGTTATGGTGTTAACCAAGAATTTGAATGTTCCTCattttttatgatgcacctaggcagtaatattctatttcctGTACTGAGAATTGTTGGATAAATGTAACATACCTGAGTTGGCTGACAACATGCGGATGACTTGAAGCAATCTCTCAGACTGCACATTGCTTCACATACCTGTGTATGTAGACAAAtgttttgtaatacatgtaagtcatcatgtcatgtcacatcaCAGTCAGAGAATGCGTTCTAATTTGACCATGTCTACTGCACCTTTAATTTATTGACTCAGAATTTAATCACCCCATTTCACCTCACCTCGCACTGCATCACACTGCACCACATtacataccacaccacaccacaccacaccacaccacacataatttacaccacaccatacccacaccacacacaccacaccacatatAATTTACACCACACCATACCCACACCACACACccaccacaccacaacacaccacaccacaacacaccacaccaccacACCACATCTGTGACACCACatcataccacaccacaccatataccataccacacctgtaacaccacaccacaccacaccaccacACCTGTGACACCACATCatatcacaccacaccatataccataccacaccacatcatacCACACCACtgacaccacaccacaccacaccaccacACCTGtgacaccacaccacaccacaccacaccacaccacatcatacCCATCATATCCCATCATAACACTTTGAAACTTCATAATTATCAGTTTTATCACATTACACAACacacaatgcaacacaatacaacacaatgcaGCACAGTGCATCACAACAGAAGagaacacagcacagcacagtaaaGCTCAGTAAAAcagaacacaatacaatacaaactgattaaaatccgatgtattgtacactttgcaaattttttttggctgttacgtttactatCGTGTGTTCCTTTGTGAgcactcgttacatacatctgtcACAACACCATAGGCATTCCCATACCAAATATCGgcactgagtgaattcactcaacgaATGAGAATGCATAATGTGatgaaacatatacatgtaggtacagcTTTTCAGAGTGCTTTGTTCAAAAAGAGGCATGCACACAGAGTACAGACAAttagtgtatattatattgtaagacggattctgattggctactcataAGTACGAGATTTGGTATGGGAACGCCTATGGTGTTGAgtctatcagatgtacatgtatgtaacaagcgctcacaaaagaacaaatgacagtaaatgtaacagcctaaaagaaattgtgaaatgtacaatacatcagattttaatcagattaagTACAGcatagcacagcacagtacagtacaacagaacataaaacacacaaaacaatacATCACAGGACAgcatagcacagcacagcacagtacagtacaacagaacataaaacacacaaaacaatacATCACAGGACAgcatagcacagcacagcacagtacagtacaacagaACACAAAACAATACATCACAGGACAGCATAgaacagcacagcacagtacaacaGAACACAAAACAATACATCACAGGACAGCATAgaacagcacagcacagcacagtacaacaGAACACAAAACAATACATCACAGGACAGCATAgaacagcacagtacagtacaacagaACACAAAACAATACATCACAGGACAGCATAGAGCAGCACAACACATTATAACATAACAAACCTATTGTACTCACAGATAATCTCTTTCGTCCCTTGGTTCCATCACCTACATGTAGATTACAACTATACAGGATACCATTGAAGAAAGCAATAAATGTCTCAAATATTGCAACCATCAGTATAAAGCCATCTATAGAACGACGTTTGTGCTGGAATAGATTACACAATAAAACatcaatttttatcaaaaatgttcaaaatgattTTACCAGGTTTCCAGCTGGGTTGATTTAAGTGCAATGGCTCAAGTTTTGTCTATAGAATTTCACTCTTCAGAAACAACTTCAGAAACAACTGACGAATGTGTGGCTCATTAGTCAACAAAATTATCTAGATTCTTTTATTAGTATCTCACTATTTGACTATCGAGACACCAATATTCAAcatatcatatacccagtatcaatttcaatgcaatagtcgattttctggttccaagatgcattgcgtgagagGACGGCTTTtctgttgttacatttagtcttgttttgtctacattacatttgaaataacattttcatcaggaaattatggaaacacatgttgacctctttgattatgagtgattttatagaacaaagactgaatGCCATCAATGACATAGAGGGATTTTacgggtaaacccagggtaccgtcatgtgacaaccatcccctgaGTAGCACGTACACACCCCTCTGcgcatacacaatacatggcattctaTGGAGAGAAGCACAAAGAATCTTTGAACTGTCAACATGTCTATTCAATGGAGAGCATGCATATCAAACCCaggcaataattttctgtatcacaTCCTGGTAcactttgtccaaatatggacaGTGGCACACACATCAATATATGACTGTTCACTCACTGATTTTATTTGATTAATTTCTTCcccatttttatgtttttgtgaataaaataacaattcaatagcaaatttatgtgattatgtgattcaaatgatgttggtgtatacatgtatgataatttATAATAAAACCTTCATGGCTTGGATATGAGTTTTGTGGACCCCGGTTGATGGCTTAATTTATGGACCCTCCTTCTGATGTACAACCTCAATCCGCAAAATTGTACTTACCACTTGTACAGTCTGGTAAGTATTGATAAAAAGTAAGAGTTTATACTTACCATAGTGTGACGACATTCCTGGTTTATTTGATCTGTGTTTCTATCCCAGCAACCATAATTATCCTCAGTATCAATGGCTACTGCCATCACTATGACAACGGCTATACCACAAAACAGTGCAGACATGAAGGAAAACACCAACGCAGCCATTATCTAGTGACAaccattacaaaaaaaagtctATACATTGGGTTGAAGGTAATCATTGGTGCATATAAGATTAAGGTATTTGTAGTACTCTTAGCATACTGAAGAATACTTGAAGGGGTACATACactatagtctgtaaggtacgctgtgatgTGGGCACCCTCACAAATCAGCTGACCAGAGGAGAGCGGTGAGGGTGGAacgtcacaacgtatcttaGAGTCTATGTACACTACTGCAGGAAAGACATTTTTAAGACCTTTGAATTCTGGAGAGTCATGCCATGGTTTAATACATCACCTATATTATGCATCATTTCAGACAAGTTACCTTATTTGAGGATCTTTAACTGTTTGTTGCATAAATATTTGTGccgactcccatgatgcaatggtccACAGCAAAGATCCCCAAAAGAGGGACAACTTCAAATTGATGTCTCTCTGAAATCAGAtgtaatgtaggtgatgtaaaactaTGACATGACTCACTAGAACCCAAAGCTCAcctgaaaatgtctttatttcctacAGTGGTGTCCcctttaaagtgtacatgcaaagggtgatactttttttcgtcattgtttattttgccataaaaataaaggacaTTGGGTTTTGTGACAGTATAGAATAGCTCTGGCGTGAGAAATTGCATGAAAAATGAGCCACTCtaggctcagccacagagcacctcaGGAAGTacttctcatttgcatatgtatagGACAGATTTTGGAACATCATGACGTCACTTGAGGAAGACAATCATCCTCGGAAGTTTATCCAGATAACAGGGCATAACAGGGGTCGTTCTCTAGTGGTCCATTAATTAGCCCCACCAAACCCTGATAACAGAGCATAACAGGGGTTGTTCCATAGTGGTCCATTAATTAGCCCCACCAAACCCTGATAACAGGGCATAACAGGGGTTGTTCCATAGTGGTCCATTAATTAGCCCCATCAAACCAAGATAACAGGGCATAACAGGGGTTGTTCCCTAGTGGTCCATTAATTAGCCCCATCAAACCCTGATAACAGGGCAAAACAGGGGTTGTTCCCTAGTGGTCCATTAATTAGCCCCATCAAACCCTGATAACAGGGCAAAACAGGGGTTGTTCCCTAGTGGTCCATTAATTAGCCCCATCAAACCCTGATAACAGGGCATAACAGGGGTTGTTCTCTAGTGGTCCATTAATTAGCCTCACCAAACCCTGATAACAGGGCATAACAGGGGTTGTTCCCTAGTGGTCCATTAATTAGCCCCACCAAACCCTGATAACAGGGCATAACTGGGGTTGTTCCCTAGTGGTCCATTAATTAGCCCCATCAAACCCTGATAACAGGGCATAACAGGGGTTGTTCCCTAGTGGTCCATTAATTAGCCCCATCAAACCCTGATAACAGGGCATAACAGGGGTTGTTCCCTAGTGGTCCATTAATTAGCCTCACCAAACCCTGATAACAGGGCATAACATTGGTTGTTCCCTAGTGGTCCATTAATTAGCCCCATCAAACCCTGATAACAGGGCATAACAGGGGTTGTTCCCTAGTGGTCCATTAATTAGCCTCACCAAACCCTGATAACAGGGCATAACATTGGTTGTTCCCTAGTGGTCCATTAATTAGCCCCGCCAAACCCTGATAACAAGGCATAACAGGGGTTGTTCCCTAGTGGTTCATTAATTAGCCAACCCCTCTCCCTTCCGACTGGGGATACAGATATGCTGGGAGTGCAGGGAGCAAAGCAGAGATTATGTTTGCAAACTAAATTTGTGAGTTGTTAATTTTCACACAAGGGCAGGTGAAcaatttgtaatacatttacataattatgtaaggATATATAGTTTATGAAATCCTCTGAGaaataatgtacataatttaactaaatatattattatttgattttatatttttctaatgttatcaattttatttgaGGATAAACATACCAAGTACAGTGTTTACATTTATCCTGTATAAACGATGTTTTGTTCTCAgtgtaattatttttatattctCATAGGtttt
The Glandiceps talaboti chromosome 23, keGlaTala1.1, whole genome shotgun sequence genome window above contains:
- the LOC144453062 gene encoding uncharacterized protein LOC144453062, giving the protein MDQVYEEQLSENKNSAIGRSEEMRAFTSTQPLLNLCQLGFGALFFIMGILAIVMECELSYLGMPLYGGIFACLAGFIGMKAHKHKTTEKIMAALVFSFMSALFCGIAVVIVMAVAIDTEDNYGCWDRNTDQINQECRHTMHKRRSIDGFILMVAIFETFIAFFNGILYSCNLHVGDGTKGRKRLSVCEAMCSLRDCFKSSACCQPTQVYVVLSQSESSSMQIPVITMPADKNNSTVAMVPVNFQEMYQLSGKKLSTEPRSTMMYSQNEDVEMTGSESIPLIN